One window from the genome of Phycisphaerales bacterium encodes:
- a CDS encoding DUF115 domain-containing protein — protein MSLPADSNLLERNLRALARTSPAAARAVAEATSRADAEFLETRDDVPTCRIQVEGKARLLASARHPLREADRLAEQADPLAAALFAVPGFGLGYHVEAIASRVGQAGLVFCFEPDAGLLRAVLERVDHAELFAAGNVVVLHQAESSDAISSGVRGLEGVLALGVRFLNHPPSSGRLGEEGERFCKRLVEVISATKTSVVTKLVQTEKTLQNTLTNAWTYASNPGINDLADALSGAPAIVVSAGPSLAESFEELARPGVRDRACIIAAQTVLKPLLERGIKPHFVTALDHHDISRRFYEGLTASDVEGITLVAEPKANPAILRAWPGAVRMPADEVLDRVLGDSSHAKLQGGATVAHLSYYLARYLGCDPVVLVGQDLAYTDGLYYGAGAAIHGVWAGELGEFRTLEMMEAERLGRARRMLRQAIDREGLPIATDEQLHTYLLQFEHAFAEDEEQGRMVIDAGRGAAKAHTTPMALDEAIDRYGQPVSLPPHPQVESAAALVNRALESAASTCDTLATLSRRAEEMVRSLDAFGDAQEMNEQVREIHAVRDEAQGLQPAFWLTHLLNQTGGLRRAKRDRAIAIQFEGADERDVQSQRIERDAENLAWLADAADRMASLLRSTEDGHGKPQVCSMSEDVQGRLPALVRVDPATGGLNQDRTRGPDPSAPVIGGKSIFDVTLATLARCERVSSVTLISPDVAFATRLAERAPRGLRVDVRQASEDLDDRRRAIGAARALSPSSFRGGLASLTPHDEAFDPVSSLAIVDELDAPGALVLGGDWALLDAEITDRVAERLLVDPAARHIAFAQAPAGLAACALARPAVAEIAENPLAGPVATIGGLVSYTPHAPRPDPIAGEICVTVDPELRDLGRRLIPDSHDRLAALLPALERAAGGASATSMLVDLTRSAPQRPTHLRAVLGDEPDDDLRQRVLAFAKGATDAAITLDCERCGFTEFAQELAGELRGHGAAAVHVRTPLAWGDEELERLRRAGVDVISVDVADPHFPPPIEELLPDTARGLATPWIVPRLVRNDAMLPTLLEQYAEMIMRFGAAMIVPDPAAGAGRLAALPLPAAARRRLDREDRQTRAQSAASVGGGA, from the coding sequence ATGTCCCTGCCTGCCGACTCAAATCTGCTGGAACGCAATCTCCGCGCGCTCGCACGCACGTCGCCGGCAGCGGCTCGTGCCGTTGCCGAAGCAACCTCACGGGCCGACGCGGAGTTCCTCGAGACTCGCGACGACGTGCCGACCTGCCGAATCCAGGTCGAGGGCAAGGCGCGGCTGCTGGCATCGGCGAGGCATCCGCTCCGCGAGGCCGACAGGCTGGCCGAGCAGGCCGATCCGCTTGCGGCGGCGCTGTTCGCCGTCCCTGGGTTCGGGCTTGGCTACCACGTGGAGGCGATTGCAAGCCGCGTCGGTCAGGCGGGGTTGGTGTTCTGCTTCGAGCCAGACGCAGGCCTGCTGCGGGCCGTGCTGGAACGCGTCGACCACGCCGAGCTCTTTGCGGCCGGAAACGTCGTCGTGCTGCACCAGGCCGAGAGCAGCGACGCGATCTCGTCGGGCGTGCGGGGGCTCGAGGGCGTGCTTGCGCTCGGCGTTCGGTTCCTGAACCACCCACCCAGCTCGGGCCGTCTCGGCGAGGAGGGCGAGCGGTTCTGCAAGCGGCTGGTCGAGGTCATCTCGGCGACCAAGACGTCGGTCGTCACCAAGCTCGTGCAGACCGAAAAGACGCTACAGAACACGCTGACCAACGCCTGGACCTACGCGTCCAACCCGGGCATCAACGACCTGGCCGATGCGCTCTCGGGCGCGCCTGCGATCGTCGTCAGTGCCGGCCCAAGCCTGGCGGAGAGCTTTGAAGAGCTCGCGAGGCCCGGCGTGCGCGACCGCGCGTGCATCATCGCGGCCCAGACCGTGCTCAAGCCGCTGCTCGAGCGTGGGATCAAGCCGCACTTCGTCACGGCGCTCGATCACCACGACATCAGCCGCCGGTTTTACGAGGGGCTTACCGCGTCGGACGTCGAAGGCATCACGCTGGTAGCCGAACCCAAGGCCAACCCGGCGATCCTGCGCGCGTGGCCCGGGGCGGTGCGCATGCCAGCCGACGAAGTGCTCGATCGCGTGCTGGGTGACTCATCGCACGCGAAGCTGCAAGGCGGAGCCACCGTCGCGCACCTTTCGTACTACCTCGCGCGATACCTTGGTTGCGACCCCGTCGTGCTGGTCGGGCAGGATCTCGCGTACACCGATGGGTTGTACTACGGCGCCGGCGCCGCGATCCACGGCGTCTGGGCGGGCGAGCTGGGCGAGTTCCGGACGCTTGAGATGATGGAGGCCGAGCGGCTCGGACGGGCCCGTCGAATGCTCCGCCAGGCGATCGACCGGGAAGGCCTGCCGATCGCGACGGACGAGCAGTTGCATACGTACCTGCTGCAGTTCGAGCACGCCTTCGCAGAAGATGAAGAGCAAGGCCGGATGGTCATCGACGCCGGCCGCGGGGCGGCCAAGGCCCACACGACGCCGATGGCGCTCGACGAGGCGATCGATCGCTATGGACAGCCGGTCTCGCTTCCACCGCATCCGCAGGTCGAGAGCGCTGCGGCCCTGGTCAATCGAGCTCTTGAATCGGCTGCAAGCACCTGCGATACGTTAGCCACGCTGTCGCGTCGAGCCGAAGAGATGGTCCGATCCCTCGATGCCTTCGGCGATGCACAGGAGATGAACGAGCAGGTGCGCGAGATCCACGCCGTTCGTGACGAGGCGCAGGGGCTGCAGCCCGCGTTCTGGCTCACCCACCTGCTCAACCAGACCGGTGGGCTGCGTCGAGCCAAGCGGGACAGGGCCATCGCGATCCAGTTCGAGGGTGCCGATGAGCGCGACGTGCAGTCGCAGCGCATCGAGCGCGACGCCGAGAACTTGGCGTGGCTCGCAGACGCCGCCGATCGCATGGCCTCGCTCCTGAGATCAACCGAGGACGGGCACGGCAAGCCCCAGGTTTGCTCCATGTCCGAAGACGTTCAGGGCCGATTGCCCGCGCTGGTCCGGGTCGATCCGGCGACGGGCGGCCTGAACCAGGATCGAACTCGAGGACCCGACCCATCGGCTCCCGTCATCGGCGGAAAGTCCATCTTCGACGTCACGCTGGCGACCCTGGCACGATGCGAGCGCGTGTCGAGCGTCACGCTCATCTCGCCCGACGTCGCCTTCGCAACACGCTTGGCCGAGAGGGCACCTCGGGGACTGCGCGTCGACGTACGTCAAGCGAGCGAGGACCTCGACGATCGCCGTCGAGCGATCGGCGCGGCACGGGCGTTGAGTCCTTCCAGCTTCCGCGGCGGGCTTGCGTCGCTCACGCCGCACGACGAGGCGTTCGATCCTGTGTCGTCGCTAGCCATCGTCGACGAGCTCGACGCCCCGGGGGCGCTCGTGCTGGGCGGCGATTGGGCCCTGCTGGATGCCGAGATCACCGATCGCGTGGCCGAACGTCTGCTGGTGGATCCCGCAGCGCGTCATATCGCGTTCGCGCAGGCGCCCGCAGGGCTTGCCGCATGTGCGCTCGCAAGGCCCGCGGTCGCCGAGATCGCCGAGAATCCGCTGGCAGGACCCGTGGCGACGATCGGCGGGCTGGTGTCATACACGCCCCATGCTCCGCGCCCCGACCCGATTGCGGGCGAGATCTGCGTGACGGTCGATCCCGAGCTCCGTGATCTCGGCAGGCGTCTGATTCCCGACAGCCACGACCGGCTGGCGGCGCTGTTGCCCGCGCTCGAGCGCGCAGCGGGTGGTGCCTCGGCAACGAGCATGCTGGTTGACCTCACCCGGTCGGCGCCACAGCGACCGACGCACCTGCGTGCGGTGCTGGGTGATGAGCCCGACGACGATCTTCGGCAGCGTGTCCTTGCATTCGCCAAGGGCGCGACCGATGCGGCGATCACGCTCGACTGCGAGCGATGCGGCTTCACGGAGTTCGCCCAAGAGCTTGCCGGTGAACTGCGGGGGCATGGCGCTGCCGCGGTCCACGTTCGCACGCCGCTGGCGTGGGGCGACGAGGAGTTGGAGCGACTTCGGCGCGCCGGCGTCGACGTCATCAGCGTGGACGTGGCCGACCCCCACTTCCCGCCGCCGATCGAGGAGTTGCTGCCAGACACGGCGCGCGGGCTTGCAACGCCATGGATCGTGCCCCGGCTGGTCCGCAACGACGCGATGCTTCCCACGCTGCTCGAGCAGTACGCCGAGATGATCATGCGCTTCGGGGCGGCGATGATCGTGCCCGACCCTGCGGCTGGGGCTGGGCGGCTCGCAGCGCTGCCGTTGCCCGCCGCTGCACGGCGGCGGCTGGATCGTGAAGACCGTCAGACCCGAGCGCAGTCCGCCGCCAGCGTCGGGGGTGGCGCATGA
- a CDS encoding GC-type dockerin domain-anchored protein, whose protein sequence is MRTAISIALACGIAAPALAQTTLINDGFEDYTAGSGVAGQGGWDLWPGGIDALVSDAEAASGSNSFLADEFETDIIYRMRDGGTPIATSGQWTFSCQTFMSSSAVGDFYVIILNQFNDASPVDSNWSMQVRLGTIDLTVESQFDGNTTDLILDEWVELRAEIDLDNDTFDIYYNGVAFAEDLVWSENVSGGGLTQIDVLDLYAPNANPTYIDDVLLVEASAGCRADLDGDGVLTIFDFLTFSNLFDAGDLTADFDGDGVLTIFDFLTFSNEFDAGCP, encoded by the coding sequence ATGCGAACTGCGATATCTATTGCTCTTGCGTGCGGCATCGCCGCACCGGCTTTGGCCCAGACGACGCTGATCAACGACGGATTCGAGGACTACACGGCCGGTTCGGGCGTGGCCGGCCAGGGTGGCTGGGACCTGTGGCCCGGCGGTATCGACGCGCTCGTCTCCGACGCTGAGGCCGCCTCGGGTTCGAACTCGTTCTTGGCTGACGAGTTCGAAACGGACATCATCTATCGCATGCGCGACGGCGGCACGCCCATCGCGACCAGCGGCCAGTGGACGTTCTCCTGCCAGACGTTCATGTCATCTTCCGCGGTCGGCGACTTCTACGTCATCATCCTCAACCAGTTCAACGATGCCAGTCCGGTGGACAGCAACTGGTCGATGCAGGTTCGCCTCGGCACGATCGACCTGACGGTCGAGAGCCAGTTCGATGGCAACACGACCGACCTGATCCTCGACGAGTGGGTCGAGCTGCGGGCCGAGATCGACCTCGATAATGACACGTTCGACATCTACTACAACGGCGTCGCGTTCGCCGAAGACCTGGTCTGGAGCGAGAACGTGTCTGGCGGCGGCTTGACCCAGATCGACGTGCTCGATCTGTACGCCCCCAACGCCAACCCGACCTACATCGACGACGTGCTGCTCGTGGAGGCCAGCGCCGGCTGCCGTGCCGACCTGGACGGCGACGGCGTCCTGACGATCTTCGACTTCCTGACGTTCTCGAACCTGTTCGACGCCGGCGACCTGACCGCCGACTTCGACGGGGACGGCGTGCTGACGAT
- a CDS encoding sigma-70 family RNA polymerase sigma factor yields the protein MADDETQLIQRAKAGDGAAAAEIVERFQHRIFTLCLRLLGNRDDAEELTQETLVKALTGLERFDGRASLSTWLHRIATNACYSRMRSDHVRNRGRVPWPEDGEPAAASRVQSGDESVDAGQRRRDVAAALEGLQAEHRVVLVLRDVQGLEYEQLADVLGVPVGTIKSRLFRARVALRESIETLESGSTVRRDRAGRGDRS from the coding sequence GTGGCGGACGACGAGACCCAACTCATCCAGCGCGCCAAGGCCGGCGACGGTGCTGCTGCCGCAGAGATCGTCGAGCGCTTTCAGCATCGGATCTTCACGCTGTGCCTGCGGCTGCTGGGCAATCGGGACGATGCCGAAGAACTCACCCAGGAGACGCTGGTCAAGGCCCTCACGGGGCTCGAGCGGTTCGATGGCAGGGCGTCGCTGTCCACCTGGCTCCACCGGATTGCTACGAACGCCTGTTATTCGCGGATGCGTTCGGATCATGTTCGAAATCGGGGCCGCGTGCCCTGGCCCGAAGACGGGGAACCTGCGGCTGCCTCACGCGTCCAAAGTGGCGACGAGTCCGTCGATGCCGGCCAACGCCGACGCGACGTGGCGGCAGCGCTGGAGGGATTGCAAGCCGAGCACCGCGTGGTGCTCGTGCTCCGCGACGTGCAGGGACTGGAGTACGAACAGTTGGCCGACGTGCTGGGCGTGCCAGTGGGAACCATCAAGAGCCGGCTGTTCCGGGCCAGGGTCGCCCTGCGCGAGTCCATCGAGACGCTGGAGTCTGGTTCGACGGTGCGACGTGACCGCGCAGGCCGGGGAGACCGCTCGTGA
- a CDS encoding NTP transferase domain-containing protein, with the protein MTKQQGDTAIAAILARGGSKGLPGKNRATIAGQPCVAWTIEHARSTPSLARIGISTDDQEIVELAEKTGIEIWPRPAELASDTATIDAAARSAVALADGSGRVPDDAAVVILYANVPVRPTGLVADAIELFRESGCDSVQSYARVGKHHPTWTSRVDASGIVRPWQGDRLFGGIYRRQDLEPAYVPDGGVIVVRRSVLDAAAAETNQPHAFLGKDHRAITTEPGGVVDIDDELDQAVADQLLRRRLTLATQ; encoded by the coding sequence ATGACGAAGCAGCAAGGCGATACGGCGATCGCGGCGATCCTGGCACGCGGTGGGAGCAAGGGCCTCCCGGGCAAGAATCGGGCGACGATTGCCGGCCAGCCGTGCGTGGCGTGGACCATCGAACATGCCCGCAGCACGCCGTCGCTCGCGCGGATTGGCATCTCGACGGACGACCAAGAAATCGTCGAACTTGCCGAGAAGACCGGTATCGAGATCTGGCCTCGGCCAGCCGAGCTTGCCAGCGACACCGCCACGATCGATGCAGCGGCCCGCTCGGCCGTGGCGCTCGCCGATGGCAGCGGGCGCGTCCCCGACGATGCAGCCGTCGTCATCCTCTACGCGAACGTCCCGGTCCGCCCGACGGGCCTCGTTGCTGATGCCATCGAGTTGTTCCGCGAGAGCGGATGCGACAGCGTGCAGAGCTATGCGCGGGTCGGCAAGCATCATCCGACTTGGACGTCGCGCGTCGATGCATCCGGCATCGTCCGGCCGTGGCAGGGCGATCGTCTGTTCGGCGGAATCTACCGGCGGCAGGACCTGGAGCCTGCCTACGTGCCCGATGGTGGCGTGATCGTGGTGCGTCGCTCGGTACTTGATGCGGCGGCAGCCGAGACGAATCAACCCCATGCCTTCCTTGGCAAGGACCATCGTGCCATCACGACCGAGCCCGGCGGCGTCGTCGACATCGACGACGAACTCGACCAAGCCGTGGCGGACCAATTGCTGCGTCGCCGTCTCACGCTCGCCACTCAATGA